AGAAAATGGGTAGCCTTATTATTTTCGCAAACGTTTAAGTAAAGTCGTATTTAGATTGATATACTCTTCTTTTAATTCTTCTCCCGCTGATTGCGCTAGTTTCAAGGATTTTTCTGCAGCTTCAATTGCTTGATCTATATCTCCTGTCCGTTCCAAAATCAGTGCCTGGCGGTAGAGCATTCCCAGGTGGTTTGGATTTTCATTTATAGCGAGTTGCATCAATTCAGCGGCACGTTGAATATCGATATTATTTTCAAAATAGAACATGGCGGCTTTGAAATAGGGCTTTCGACCTTCAACCAATAAACTTTCTTCCAATTTGGGAACAACTGTTTTAAGCAGGTCAATGGTAATTTGTATGGGCACTCTTGTTTTTCCCAGTTTAAAGATATTTCGGCAGAATTCGAACTTATATTCTCAAAGTTTATGGTAAATGTCTCACAGTGTTTCTCCATTTTTTCTGGCCTTGCAAAAAATCGCAACGCATCATTTTCTATTTTGTAAGAATATGATCCCCATTGTGATTTGCTTTTTTGCAGAATGATCGTCCATTCCTGAACGTTTGGAATGGTGAATAACTCGTAAGTACCTGAATCCAGAGCTTGATTATTTAAGGATACCGGAGTTGAAAAATATAACTTAGTGCTTGCGTCGGATCCGGTGCGCCAAATTTTACCTAAAGGGACTAAACCTCCAAATATTTTTCGTCCTTTTGTATTGGGCCGGTTGTATTCTACTTTAACATGGGTAGATGCAACTTGTTGGTTGATGATCGCTCGCGAATTGGTAGATGGCAATTCAAACAAAGTCTGTGCAGACAAATATGGTGTAGTACAGACCACCGAAAGAAGCATGCAGAGGAAACAATTAAATATATATTTCATTATTAATATTGTTTGAAGTATTTTAATTTAGTTGAATTATTGAATTTGAAAGGAATGGTCGAATTCGAATGACATTATGTTCTCATGTTAATTCTTGGACATTATTACGATTATTATTTTAATTCAGTTAATTCCTTAAAGGCAGGTGGTTCAGTTGGGACCAATTCAATATTTCCTGTTTCCAGGTAGATAGATAATCTGTCTGCTAAAATTTTGCAACCTTCATTAAAGGTGTGGATGTTTTCTATGGTGGCCCTGAAAGGTTTTACATAGTCACCAATGAATTTGCCATCTGCCAGCCATATCAATTTGTAAAGAAAACAATCATTTTCTTTCGTCAATTCCGCAATACAGGTTGCTTCGTCGTTCGCAATAACTCTTTGGCTTTTTCCGACAAAAAAATTTCTGTAGTCCTCCAGATCATAGAAAAAGGTGTCAATGAGATTGTATTTGTTCATTTGCACTCAGTATTAGTTATTTTTATGTAGCAATAAAATTACGAAAAATTCAAGTACTTTTTTAGACAAGTTCAACTTGAAGTCCTGGACAGACTGTTTAAAAACGACAGCGTTAAACCCAAAGTTAAGAATTCATTTCTTAATCGGGGAAGGCAGATTCCTTAAAATTGTTATGCAAGAAAGGCCATCAATGTTTCATTTCAAATTGCAGATTGCCGGATGTGGAGGCGGCCATGTTAATTGAGTATGAGGCATTTTTCACTGGCAGAGAGGAGCCTCATTTATTAGACATAAATGGCAATTCGGGTTATTTATGATTCGTTATGCCGCCTTCCTGATAATTCACTTTCTGAAGCAATTTGAGTTCGTCAAATATTTTAGAAACAATTTCTGTCCTGGCGTTGTCAAAACTAATTGCACGATTCACATCATTTAAAAACGGGCTTTCTATTTGGATACAATTAGTAAAATAATAAACATGGTCTTTTTTTTCTATATAGCCAATATACCAACCAAGGTCTTTGTTGCCATGTCCGCCCCAACCAGTTTTACCTCTTATAACGTAATCTAATGTATCTTTTGTAATCATTATGTTTTTAACAATATCAACCGAACGTCTGGAAAAAGGAAGTTGATTATCATGTAGCCGTTTCAGAAAGTTAATTTGTTGTTTCGGAGAAATAGACAGTCCACCGGTTAACCAAAACTGGTCAATGCCACCAGAGGTGTCTGCATTGCCATAGTTAACTTTGTCAAGCCAGTATTTTATCTTTTCTCTACCAACACGTCTTGCAAGCTCTTGATAATACCAAACGGTAGAATTCGCGAATGCTGTCTTCAGGTCGTGGTCTTTATCCCAGACTGGATTTCTTACTACACTATCCCATTGAATCACAAAGTGCTCGTCTTTTATGACTCCAGTCTCCAGTCCGATAAGTGAATTACAAATTTTAAATGTTGAAGCAGGTGAAAAAACCTGTTCGTATTGGCCTTGGTTGTAAAAAACATACTGGTCTGCTTGCGGGTCGTAAAGCACAAAAGAACCTTCAACATGGAACTGGTCATAATACTTTTTAAAGTCATTGCGAATTTCAGACTTCTGTTTGTGCTTACAGTTAGTATGTCCGAAGACGGATAAAGTCAATAGGAATAGGGTCTGTTTTACTATCGTCATATTGTTGCTGTTAAGCTCTAGGGCATGCTATTGTGTTAGTATTTTATTATGTCCGGCCTGGTGCCGCTGCTGATTTGGAAAACTAGTGATGAAGATGACAGTAATAGCATATAGAATTCGGTCGACTGGATATTGGTTGATAGTGGTATGAAGTTGAAAATAAGTGGGTCTGCCTGGGTAGCAGCAAATTTCTTGTGACTACTTAGAATAAATATAAAACTTGTGTTATCTAAGACAAACTTATATGCAGCGGCAGTTGTGGGCTATTTCCTTTCTATGATTTATCTTCATTCTTTTTATGATCAACCATATACCAACCTACCAGTACAATGACTGCAAATAATCCCGCAAAAATTGCTATCTTCATATGGTTTTTTATTTATTGTTCAATTAATATGTTTGCGTTTTTCAAATATACTTGTTTAATGCCCAAATTTTATATTTTTTATAGAATAATTCTTTAATTTTCTCATTTCCAAATTTTACCATCCATATCCAGCCAAGGTCCATAAGGCTCATTCTTTTTCGGGTCAGAGCCAAATCGAATTACATTCCCATCAATATCTTCAACTTGCATTTCCATAGCCCAGAAAAAATTTGTGGGCTCTTGACGAATAAATGCCCCGCTCCGCTTATACTCCTGAAAAAGTTGTTCTGTATCACCGACGCCAATATATATCCAGGCTTTTCCTTGTCCTTGATCGCCTTCGCAAAGCAAAATATTTGCTTTACCTCTGGTTACTGAAGCAAAATTATTTTTATGTACCCAATCTACTGAAAAACCTAATTTATATTGATAATAATCAAGACTGTTTTCAAGCTTAGTTACCCGCAAAATAGGGGATGCAGTATGAAAATTCATATTCATTTTGTCAAATACTGATTTGGAACATTTCTTAAAGGACAGGTGGTTTTATAAAGTTTTTGCATTAATTTTTAAACATTTTCACTTATGTCTTTTTCGCTTCTATGCATCTGTGGGAAGAGCCCCATCATGGAATAGCTGATTGGATTTACCGAAGGGAACAGCGTTTCCCAGCCATACCCTTTGCCCCAAATAATTCCTTGAAAAGTTATATCCAATTTGGTCGATTTTGGAAGCAAAAAGTCAAGCATTGGTTTTGAATAATTGTTGTTTTGATTTACTGTATGAAAAATTAGAGTTTGCCCGCCAAAACCAAATTCGTCAATTCCTGCTTTTGCATTAATATCTTAATTTTCATCAATCAATACCTGCGAACAGAATAGATGATTGGATTCTGCACAAATGGATAATAATGTAACATCCTCCAATGGAGTAAATGCACTTTTAATGGTATATCTTTTCGAAGCAACATCAGGATTGTTGGAAATAATTTGTTTTAGTGTAATGCTATCGTTTAATAAAACTGCATGCAAGGGCAAGTTTTCAAACACTAACCCAAATTCAACAAAGACTTTTACACATTCTATAAAGTTTTCACTTCGCAAATTACCGGTAATAAACTCTTCAAATAAAGTTCTTCCATGAACAATCTGATTGTGACTAAGCCCATTTTTAAAGCATTCTCGAATTCCATTTACAGAATGTAACTCTAATGCCCTAATAATCTTTATATTATCATCCATTTAAGATACTAGGTAGTTTCCGGTTCAGTCGTATTGACCAGATAAATAATCAAAACGGGTAGAATATAAAAATACCATGCCATACCAAATTTTAGCAGAAAGCTAAACACGAGAAGTAAAAGAATGTAAATTAAAAAACTATATTTCCTAAGAATACTTTTGAAAGAATGTTGTGTCATTTTGAATTCAGATTCATATTGATTTTTCGAACTTATTTTATATTGACTGATAAAGTTCGAATAGTCCACTTCTAACACAGTCAATATGGCTTGCAAAGTGTAGCTTCGAGGAATTACTTCCCCTGCTTCAATCCTTTGCAAAGTCCTTACATTGATATTGCATTTAGCGACTAAGTCTTCCTGAGTCAACCCTTTTGCTTTTCTTAACTCAGCTAAATTTAAACCTAAAACTTGATGTTTCATATTTTATAATATAATTTTAGCAAAATTACTCTGAGGGAACTATTATTTCAAAGAGATTTTACGATCATTTACCTGACATTTACCCGACTTTTAGAAATTATAGGCTTATAGCCGTTTATATCAGGCAGTTTCTGGTTTTATGTACGATTGGTTTTTCATGACTAACTGTGGCATTCATTCAGAGGAAAATAACAAAGAGAGACAACTATGAACTTAACAAGCAGTTGAAACATCATTTAATTCCAGCTCATGTTCATTTAAATAATTTATATCGTGTTGAATTGAATAAGCTATTTTACTTTTTGAGTTAAATTTACAGTAATCAGTATCAAATCTATTATTTAATAGTTTTTTTTAACTAAACCTCTGGTCTCATTTTTGGGGGGCATTACAGCAACAAATAGCAAGGATTATTAATTAATTAACTTGTAAACTTTATTAGGAAGATACATTTTCTCTTCAGCTGAGTGAAAGAACACGCTCATCACGTCTTCTAAAACGTGTATTTCCTTATACTGTACTTTTGTGGTGGACATGGATTGAGCATTGGCGCTTGGTGACGCGGCGCAATACGCGCATGCGAGGGCTAAAAGGACTGGTAATTTTAAATTTAATTGAATGATTTCTGAACTGTGATTTTTTAAGATTGCTTTGATGTTCACGAAAATCATAAAAGCTCAAAAAAATCAAAATTCAAGCGAATTTTTACGGTTTCTGAAAACGAACGTCTCGGATAAAATCATCGTCTGTCAGCGTTTTCAAAAACGCAATGATTTGAGATTTTTCCAAT
The DNA window shown above is from Saprospiraceae bacterium and carries:
- the blaOXA gene encoding class D beta-lactamase is translated as MTIVKQTLFLLTLSVFGHTNCKHKQKSEIRNDFKKYYDQFHVEGSFVLYDPQADQYVFYNQGQYEQVFSPASTFKICNSLIGLETGVIKDEHFVIQWDSVVRNPVWDKDHDLKTAFANSTVWYYQELARRVGREKIKYWLDKVNYGNADTSGGIDQFWLTGGLSISPKQQINFLKRLHDNQLPFSRRSVDIVKNIMITKDTLDYVIRGKTGWGGHGNKDLGWYIGYIEKKDHVYYFTNCIQIESPFLNDVNRAISFDNARTEIVSKIFDELKLLQKVNYQEGGITNHK
- a CDS encoding helix-turn-helix transcriptional regulator — translated: MKHQVLGLNLAELRKAKGLTQEDLVAKCNINVRTLQRIEAGEVIPRSYTLQAILTVLEVDYSNFISQYKISSKNQYESEFKMTQHSFKSILRKYSFLIYILLLLVFSFLLKFGMAWYFYILPVLIIYLVNTTEPETT
- a CDS encoding VOC family protein, whose translation is MNMNFHTASPILRVTKLENSLDYYQYKLGFSVDWVHKNNFASVTRGKANILLCEGDQGQGKAWIYIGVGDTEQLFQEYKRSGAFIRQEPTNFFWAMEMQVEDIDGNVIRFGSDPKKNEPYGPWLDMDGKIWK
- a CDS encoding DUF2911 domain-containing protein, with amino-acid sequence MKYIFNCFLCMLLSVVCTTPYLSAQTLFELPSTNSRAIINQQVASTHVKVEYNRPNTKGRKIFGGLVPLGKIWRTGSDASTKLYFSTPVSLNNQALDSGTYELFTIPNVQEWTIILQKSKSQWGSYSYKIENDALRFFARPEKMEKHCETFTINFENISSNSAEISLNWEKQECPYKLPLTCLKQLFPNWKKVYWLKVESPISKPPCSILKIISIFNVPLN
- a CDS encoding tetratricopeptide repeat protein, coding for MFYFENNIDIQRAAELMQLAINENPNHLGMLYRQALILERTGDIDQAIEAAEKSLKLAQSAGEELKEEYINLNTTLLKRLRK